From the Alkalibacter rhizosphaerae genome, one window contains:
- a CDS encoding MoaD/ThiS family protein has product MKVQVKTIFAMEQYVGGEKSQELDLDDGSTLADALLQLIHRYGPALEEKLLDGNALQKGMVVYVNGRNSLVLDYLDTPLEDGDDVLIMPPVGGG; this is encoded by the coding sequence ATGAAAGTACAGGTCAAAACCATCTTTGCCATGGAACAATACGTAGGAGGGGAAAAATCCCAGGAACTGGACCTGGACGACGGATCCACCCTGGCAGACGCACTTCTTCAACTGATCCACCGCTACGGACCTGCCTTGGAGGAAAAGCTGTTGGATGGAAACGCTCTCCAAAAGGGAATGGTGGTCTACGTCAACGGTCGGAATTCACTGGTCCTGGACTATCTGGATACACCTCTGGAAGACGGGGACGACGTATTGATCATGCCGCCCGTCGGCGGCGGTTGA
- the mobA gene encoding molybdenum cofactor guanylyltransferase → MKEFGTAIVLAGGKSSRMGFDKQHLMLHNSRLVQRITETLLDAFDQVVLVTQTPELYGGLSVETVEDKYKGMGPLGGIHAGLLAAESQYAFVIACDMPGLDLRYIEFMKDRLRGSDYQACVTRFGEWIEPFHAYYSKDQIQDMEAFLETGRKSVNRFLDGQKTLYVPESEARKFSPDWEMFYNLNTREDLAHYMTRTRESS, encoded by the coding sequence ATGAAAGAATTCGGAACGGCCATTGTACTGGCCGGAGGGAAAAGCAGCCGAATGGGCTTCGACAAGCAGCATTTGATGCTGCATAACAGTCGACTGGTCCAACGGATCACAGAAACCCTTTTAGACGCATTCGATCAAGTCGTTTTGGTCACACAAACGCCGGAATTGTACGGCGGACTTTCTGTTGAAACAGTAGAAGACAAGTATAAAGGCATGGGTCCCCTGGGGGGGATCCATGCCGGTCTTTTAGCCGCAGAGAGCCAATACGCCTTTGTCATTGCCTGCGACATGCCGGGCCTTGACCTGAGATACATCGAATTCATGAAAGACCGGCTGCGGGGATCCGACTATCAGGCCTGCGTCACCCGGTTTGGCGAATGGATCGAGCCTTTTCATGCCTATTATTCCAAGGACCAGATCCAGGACATGGAAGCCTTTTTAGAGACGGGAAGAAAATCGGTGAACCGGTTTTTGGACGGTCAAAAGACCTTGTACGTTCCGGAATCGGAAGCGAGAAAATTCAGCCCTGATTGGGAAATGTTTTATAATTTGAACACCCGGGAAGACCTGGCCCACTACATGACCAGAACCAGGGAAAGCAGCTAA
- the fdhD gene encoding formate dehydrogenase accessory sulfurtransferase FdhD yields MATTKTYTIQKYKEGFRQVEDEVVVEYTLAIYLNDRYFITLLCTPEHLEELVYGYLFSEGVICDKEEILELELDEEKGKAMVTIDREDLFTYAGDQLVGEVTVTTACGKGRKVTFPVVREGADEKIQPMEVEPEDVFRLIRQFNKSSDLFLRTGGVHSCALCSGKEVLYARDDIGRHNALEKILGKALLDGIDLKDKMVLTTGRMSSEIVDKVILRGIPVLISRSAPTDRAIDHAEKAGCKLIGFVRGDKMNVYTT; encoded by the coding sequence ATGGCAACGACGAAAACCTATACCATACAAAAGTATAAAGAAGGCTTTCGCCAAGTGGAAGACGAAGTCGTTGTGGAATATACCCTGGCCATCTATCTGAATGACCGGTATTTTATCACTCTGTTGTGCACGCCGGAGCATTTGGAGGAATTGGTCTACGGCTACCTGTTTTCGGAAGGGGTCATCTGTGACAAAGAAGAGATCCTGGAGCTGGAACTGGACGAGGAGAAGGGGAAAGCCATGGTGACCATCGACCGGGAGGATCTGTTTACCTACGCCGGGGATCAGCTGGTTGGAGAAGTGACGGTGACCACCGCCTGCGGTAAAGGGAGAAAAGTGACTTTTCCCGTGGTCCGGGAAGGTGCCGACGAGAAGATCCAGCCCATGGAAGTGGAGCCGGAAGATGTTTTTCGCCTGATCCGTCAGTTCAACAAATCTTCGGACCTGTTTTTACGGACGGGAGGGGTCCATTCCTGCGCCCTTTGTTCCGGCAAGGAAGTCCTTTATGCCAGAGACGACATCGGCCGCCACAATGCCCTGGAAAAAATCTTGGGGAAGGCGCTGCTGGACGGGATCGACTTGAAGGACAAGATGGTACTTACCACTGGGAGAATGTCGTCGGAGATCGTGGACAAGGTGATCCTTCGAGGGATCCCCGTGCTCATATCCAGATCGGCACCGACGGATCGAGCCATCGACCATGCCGAAAAAGCAGGATGCAAGCTCATTGGATTTGTCCGGGGCGACAAGATGAACGTTTATACGACATAA